Proteins encoded in a region of the Benincasa hispida cultivar B227 chromosome 2, ASM972705v1, whole genome shotgun sequence genome:
- the LOC120070615 gene encoding alpha/beta hydrolase domain-containing protein 17B-like, with protein MGNVTGSVAAKFAFFPPDPPTYDVFRGDDGRLAFSGVSADRNMSVHLLDTKAGNRVVATFWKHPFARFTLLYSHGNAADLGQMHELFVELRAHLRVNIMSYDYSGYGASSGKPSEFNTYYDIEAVYNCLKSDYGIKQEDLILYGQSVGSGPTLHLASRLQRLRGVVLHSAILSGIRVLYPVKMTFWFDIFKNIDKIRLVSCPVLVIHGTNDDIVDWSHGKRLWELAKEKYDPLWVKGGGHCNLETYPEYIKHLRRFINAMEKLSAKQTTKQLTSTPSITESKHNKCLRFGKR; from the exons ATGGGAAATGTAACCGGCAGTGTGGCTGCGAAATTTGCCTTTTTCCCACCGGACCCTCCAACGTATGACGTTTTCAGAGGAGACGATGGACGGCTTGCCTTCTCCGGCGTCTCCGCCGATAGGAATATGAGCGTTCATTTGCTTGATACCAAGGCTGGCAATAGGGTTGTTGCAACCTTTTGGAAACACCCTTTTGCTCGATTCACGCTTCTTTATTCCCATGGGAATGCTGCTGACCTCGGTCAGATGCACGAGCTCTTCGTTGAGCTCAGAGCACATCTTCGTGTTAACATTATGAG CTATGACTACTCGGGATATGGAGCTTCTTCTGGTAAG CCATCTGAATTCAATACGTACTATGATATAGAAGCTGTTTACAATTGTTTGAAGAGTGATTATGGGATCAAGCAAGAAGACTTGATTTTGTATGGCCAATCTGTGGGGAGTGGACCGACACTGCACTTGGCGTCTCGACTACAAAGATTAAGAGGTGTTGTTCTCCACAGTGCCATACTTTCGGGCATTCGAGTATTGTATCCTGTCAAAATGACATTTTGGTTTGACATTTTCAAG AACATAGACAAAATAAGGCTGGTCTCATGTCCCGTTTTGGTTATACAT GGAACAAATGATGATATTGTCGACTGGTCTCATGGAAAACGACTTTGGGAGCTTGCGAAGGAAAAATACGACCCCTTATGGGTGAAAGGTGGGGGACATTGTAACCTCGAAACATATCCTGAGTACATTAAGCACTTGCGCAGGTTCATTAATGCAATGGAGAAGCTTTCAGCTAAACAAACGACGAAACAACTCACTTCTACCCCAAGCATCACGGAGTCGAAACATAACAAGTGCTTGAGATTTGGAAAGAGATAG